A portion of the uncultured Draconibacterium sp. genome contains these proteins:
- a CDS encoding helix-turn-helix transcriptional regulator — protein MVLNDLKLKDDINFGEKMTLIRKQKKLSQAELGKRSGINGDIVGKYERNEMKPSIETAKKLADALEVSLDYLVGEGELKVLNKLTLKRLEDIENLPDEDRNNIFYTLDNLIKAAKLKAI, from the coding sequence CTGGTTCTTAACGACCTAAAACTTAAGGACGATATAAACTTTGGCGAAAAAATGACATTGATACGCAAACAGAAAAAGCTCTCACAGGCGGAGCTTGGAAAGCGTTCCGGCATTAACGGCGACATCGTGGGCAAGTACGAGCGTAACGAGATGAAGCCAAGTATTGAGACGGCCAAAAAACTGGCGGATGCCCTCGAAGTTTCACTGGATTACCTGGTGGGTGAAGGTGAGTTAAAAGTACTGAACAAACTTACCCTAAAACGGCTGGAAGATATTGAGAACCTCCCCGATGAAGACAGGAACAATATTTTCTACACGCTCGACAACCTTATTAAAGCAGCAAAACTAAAAGCGATATAA
- a CDS encoding DUF6443 domain-containing protein, whose product MMNTKYIYSIIIACFCSLIAIGQTSTENYIKSEAVLVSGKTTETAVNSLSYTQKQTAVKYFDGLGRADQTNLYKGAGDASKDIITSVGYDGFGREEKQYLPFASAKNMAYHTSSTTVSNFSIYGSSDDDYAYSQNVFEASPLSRIEKQAMPGYNWRNGSGHEQKFEQGTNSSGEVEYFYVNSSNGLSKGTDYGAGTLYKSTAWDENNSESFSVSRTEEFTDKRGNVVLKKSWSGSTEHQTYYVYDDYNRLRFVLPPKSVEDESVSSTELSQLCYQYKYDGRGRLTEKKLPGAGWVYLIYDSRDRLVLTQDAKLRALSSYKYHYMKYDEHNRPKEEGICTENKSYSTLRSTVANSSNYTPVGCSATGYTYYDNYSWGVPYSYSSVYTDHSQTGNVTGLVTGMKSKVLGTSTWLTTVNYYDKFGHLIQQYQSNPDGGYNRTSTAYNFTDQPIKQQVYHKKTSGATAKTTEEKYSYDHMGRPTKVEHSYNGAGFVTVAQNTYDEIGRLQKKELHNTYQDIDYTYNVRGWLTKINDPDASYSSTKYFAEELYYNSTGELVNLDDAAQHNGNISGIRWRNNSTKRAAYAFRYDGLNRVTKGDYGSRTSTGSVTNQSYYDVPTVGYDRNGNITSLSRKNSSGGTKESLTYTYAGNQLSSLSGTYNGSSISGKTFAYDDNGNAKTDNLRGTTVQYFDEIDLPKKYTKSSYYAQYEYDAAGTKWSKTAVTSGTSTMEYYGSFIYQDGTLDRVLTSEGYYLVSNGKYHYNLKDHLGNTRMVVSYSGSTPTVEQVIEYYPFGSLFSENNLDKNKYLYNGKELQDEFFENYDYGARFYDPELGRFHTVDPLSEKNNMQSSYSYAANNPIRYIDWMGLDTFNINIENQSINRTIVENSESHTFIIVNGDNTTTTTLDINNEGLVKFPASGDGFGRYGTEDEGGDHFLKPEAAAALYGLTAEMGNETDGFNVDFGDMSAADGTAPGGDHKMHGGSSGYSGVCIDYRYLDKNGKSYKGYADDWRFSAWDNGMFLKKAGQWGFNKNYISNQKNVWGFKMYSKGGVTFYPAKNINGKKLKGHGHHGHLTYTR is encoded by the coding sequence ATGATGAATACAAAATATATTTATTCAATAATAATTGCATGTTTTTGTAGCCTGATTGCAATAGGGCAAACGAGCACGGAGAACTATATAAAATCGGAAGCGGTATTAGTCTCCGGAAAAACCACAGAGACAGCTGTAAATAGTCTTAGCTATACTCAAAAGCAAACTGCCGTTAAATATTTTGATGGCCTGGGGCGTGCAGATCAAACGAACCTATACAAAGGAGCTGGGGATGCAAGCAAAGATATCATTACCTCTGTAGGTTACGATGGTTTTGGCCGCGAAGAGAAGCAATATTTACCGTTTGCATCAGCAAAGAATATGGCTTACCACACCAGCTCAACTACAGTAAGTAACTTTTCTATTTATGGCAGTAGTGATGACGACTATGCCTATTCACAGAATGTATTCGAAGCATCGCCTCTCAGCCGAATAGAGAAACAAGCAATGCCCGGTTATAACTGGCGAAACGGCTCGGGGCATGAACAAAAATTTGAGCAAGGAACAAATAGCTCGGGTGAGGTAGAATATTTTTATGTGAACAGCAGCAATGGCCTATCCAAGGGGACTGATTATGGCGCAGGAACCCTTTACAAGAGCACTGCCTGGGATGAAAACAACTCAGAATCGTTTAGTGTAAGCCGTACAGAAGAATTTACCGATAAACGTGGCAATGTAGTATTAAAGAAAAGCTGGAGCGGAAGTACCGAACACCAGACGTATTATGTATACGATGATTACAACCGGTTACGCTTTGTCCTTCCTCCAAAGAGCGTTGAAGATGAGTCGGTATCTAGCACCGAACTAAGTCAGTTGTGTTACCAGTATAAATACGACGGACGAGGAAGATTAACAGAAAAGAAACTTCCGGGAGCGGGCTGGGTATACCTGATCTACGACAGCCGCGACCGTTTGGTACTAACCCAGGATGCAAAACTCAGGGCTCTGAGTTCTTATAAATACCACTATATGAAGTATGATGAACACAACCGTCCCAAAGAGGAGGGAATCTGCACCGAGAATAAGAGTTATTCTACCCTACGCTCCACGGTAGCAAATAGTAGTAACTATACACCAGTGGGATGCAGTGCTACAGGATATACCTATTACGATAATTATAGCTGGGGAGTACCATACAGTTACAGCAGTGTATATACCGATCATAGCCAAACCGGTAATGTAACAGGCCTGGTAACGGGAATGAAAAGCAAAGTATTGGGTACGAGCACATGGTTAACTACCGTAAATTACTACGATAAGTTTGGCCACCTGATTCAGCAATACCAAAGTAATCCTGATGGCGGTTATAACCGTACATCAACAGCTTACAATTTTACTGACCAGCCAATAAAACAGCAGGTTTACCATAAAAAGACAAGCGGAGCAACGGCCAAAACAACCGAAGAAAAATACAGCTACGACCATATGGGCCGCCCTACCAAAGTGGAGCATAGCTACAACGGGGCAGGTTTTGTAACTGTTGCCCAAAATACTTACGACGAGATAGGCAGGTTGCAAAAGAAAGAGTTGCATAATACTTACCAGGATATCGATTACACGTATAACGTGCGAGGTTGGTTAACCAAAATCAATGATCCGGATGCAAGTTATTCAAGTACCAAGTATTTTGCTGAAGAGTTATACTATAATTCAACCGGTGAGCTGGTAAATTTGGATGATGCAGCACAGCACAACGGAAATATAAGTGGAATCCGCTGGCGAAACAACAGTACGAAACGAGCAGCTTATGCCTTTCGTTACGATGGACTAAACCGTGTGACCAAAGGAGATTATGGTTCAAGGACATCAACCGGGAGTGTAACGAACCAGTCTTATTACGATGTTCCAACAGTTGGTTACGACAGGAACGGGAATATTACATCGTTAAGCAGAAAGAACTCATCGGGAGGAACAAAAGAAAGTCTTACCTACACTTATGCAGGTAACCAATTGTCATCATTAAGCGGAACGTACAACGGAAGCTCCATAAGCGGAAAGACTTTTGCTTACGATGATAACGGCAATGCAAAAACCGATAACCTTAGGGGAACTACAGTTCAATACTTCGATGAGATTGATTTACCAAAGAAATACACAAAAAGCAGTTACTATGCGCAGTACGAATATGATGCAGCAGGCACAAAATGGAGTAAAACAGCCGTAACCAGTGGCACAAGTACGATGGAGTATTATGGAAGTTTTATTTATCAGGACGGCACACTGGACCGTGTACTAACCAGTGAGGGCTACTACCTTGTAAGCAATGGCAAATACCATTACAACCTGAAAGACCATTTGGGAAATACGCGTATGGTTGTTAGTTACAGTGGCTCAACACCAACGGTAGAGCAGGTAATAGAGTATTACCCGTTTGGAAGTCTGTTCTCGGAGAACAATCTGGATAAAAATAAGTACCTTTACAACGGTAAGGAATTACAGGATGAGTTCTTTGAGAATTATGATTACGGTGCTAGGTTTTATGACCCGGAACTGGGGAGGTTCCACACCGTTGACCCGTTGTCGGAGAAAAACAATATGCAATCTTCATATTCTTATGCAGCTAATAATCCTATCAGATATATAGATTGGATGGGATTGGATACTTTCAATATCAATATTGAGAATCAATCAATAAATAGAACAATTGTTGAAAATAGTGAAAGTCATACATTTATTATTGTAAATGGAGACAATACAACCACCACAACCTTGGATATTAATAACGAAGGTTTGGTTAAGTTCCCAGCTAGTGGGGATGGCTTTGGACGATATGGAACAGAAGATGAAGGGGGAGACCATTTTTTGAAGCCGGAAGCAGCAGCTGCATTGTATGGGCTTACAGCTGAAATGGGCAATGAAACAGACGGATTTAATGTAGATTTTGGAGATATGTCGGCGGCAGATGGTACAGCACCAGGCGGAGACCACAAAATGCATGGAGGTTCTAGCGGTTATTCAGGAGTTTGTATTGATTACAGATATTTGGATAAAAATGGAAAGAGCTATAAAGGATACGCTGATGACTGGAGGTTTAGCGCTTGGGATAATGGCATGTTTCTTAAAAAGGCTGGACAATGGGGATTCAATAAAAACTATATTTCAAATCAAAAAAATGTTTGGGGTTTCAAAATGTATTCAAAGGGTGGAGTAACTTTCTATCCAGCAAAGAATATTAATGGTAAAAAGTTAAAAGGGCATGGACACCACGGGCATTTAACTTATACAAGATAG
- a CDS encoding thermonuclease family protein, whose translation MSFKVKEVIDGDTFDVTPGWKWDGKNGDRVRIANLDAAELHQPGGQAAKTKLKNLVEGKAVELKNAVNMSYGRIVCDVHYNGKDIKTLL comes from the coding sequence ATGAGCTTTAAAGTTAAAGAAGTGATTGACGGAGATACTTTTGATGTTACCCCAGGCTGGAAATGGGATGGGAAAAATGGAGACAGAGTTCGGATTGCCAACCTTGATGCCGCAGAGCTTCATCAACCAGGAGGACAAGCAGCAAAGACAAAATTAAAAAACCTTGTTGAAGGCAAGGCTGTCGAATTAAAGAATGCTGTTAACATGTCATACGGGCGTATAGTATGTGACGTACATTATAACGGGAAAGATATAAAAACACTGTTATAG
- a CDS encoding helix-turn-helix domain-containing protein has product MYIDQKYFDSWMNRLTSQLEKIGRKIDRQDNTITPKIDDEILLDNQDLCLLLKVSQRTLQRFRTSGKLPYRLIGRKVYYLESDVTNFIHDGFPNAK; this is encoded by the coding sequence ATGTATATCGACCAAAAATATTTTGATTCGTGGATGAACCGGCTGACAAGTCAATTGGAGAAAATTGGTCGTAAAATTGACCGTCAGGATAATACAATCACTCCAAAAATCGATGATGAAATCCTACTCGATAATCAGGATCTATGTCTTTTACTAAAAGTAAGCCAACGAACCTTGCAACGATTTCGTACATCCGGCAAACTACCTTATCGTTTAATAGGCAGAAAGGTTTACTATCTGGAATCGGATGTTACTAATTTTATTCATGATGGATTTCCGAACGCAAAATAG
- a CDS encoding RteC domain-containing protein, whose product MLEYITNLRKQTDELIESIESSNTNVLKKSLEASRVLAESFDKLKQFILSYKFRDEMEEITFFKEIKPKFCYRLIYYRKIYNIEMNRPAGTNKQKEYLSEQLNEINKYNVKRLDFIRYYRSGASHLDSLYFLRGKMDTEQYLETFYFELDPNFSTNCDFKVAKILSNDMLSAYLMQEIELLNTNGLTPFHFGFPATKLTWKGTKTELMEQLYSWDSDNSFGDVPLTQLSDYIQKVFNIQLDKNLSRSFSDMKIRNVPTPFLDSLKNSLLKRMGRKSE is encoded by the coding sequence ATGCTTGAATACATTACTAACCTGCGTAAACAGACCGATGAACTTATAGAGAGTATTGAATCATCGAATACTAATGTTTTAAAAAAATCACTCGAAGCATCACGAGTGCTTGCTGAATCGTTCGATAAACTAAAACAGTTTATTCTTTCCTATAAATTTCGGGACGAAATGGAAGAAATTACCTTTTTTAAAGAGATAAAACCGAAATTTTGTTACCGTTTAATTTATTACCGGAAAATATACAACATAGAAATGAACCGTCCTGCAGGGACAAACAAACAAAAGGAGTATCTCTCCGAACAATTAAATGAGATTAATAAATACAACGTCAAGAGGCTGGATTTTATACGTTATTACCGTTCGGGAGCTTCTCATCTGGATTCGTTATATTTTTTGCGAGGTAAGATGGATACCGAACAGTACCTGGAAACCTTCTATTTCGAATTGGATCCAAATTTTTCAACCAACTGCGATTTTAAGGTTGCAAAAATATTATCAAACGATATGTTATCCGCATATCTGATGCAAGAAATAGAGCTGTTAAATACCAACGGCCTAACACCATTTCATTTTGGCTTCCCTGCTACCAAACTTACATGGAAAGGGACAAAAACAGAACTAATGGAACAGCTTTACTCATGGGATAGTGATAATTCTTTCGGAGATGTTCCACTAACCCAGTTATCCGATTACATCCAGAAAGTTTTTAATATCCAGTTGGATAAAAACCTATCGCGTTCATTTAGCGATATGAAAATCCGAAATGTCCCTACTCCATTTCTTGACAGCCTAAAAAATTCCCTACTAAAACGAATGGGACGTAAATCTGAATAA
- a CDS encoding helix-turn-helix transcriptional regulator has protein sequence MKIIDLNRNRVKPNLEKSLVELLNEYMERLSISKNKLGQILSINKNSLEDILSGKTVDIKMNHLLKIMTLLEIDESYIADYCYANLEDEEVTKINQIKKTNYLLNNFDLDSLKKEGFIKSTKNLEEIESRIIEFFGLKTIFDYTRFGENVPLFSQSSLSVTEKKKTKMLSFWVQTVKLSFESIDNPNDYNEELLLEFIAKRLKTFSLDERYGFITVISVLFKLGVTVLVQPYLTSTTAYGVSMFVKGKPCIVLTDQGKKYHLLWSTLLHELYHIINDADYLKKVSCLISGSEHSDLFVDEHEADLFASNALVGPKALSIASKVINYDYKIGAMAEKLKVHKSIVYGQYLESLDSSSQKKEFPKYQKYLLRSDIAVKRIIFNPIGHRTIKEAANIVKEQIQKVS, from the coding sequence ATGAAGATAATTGATTTGAATAGAAATAGAGTCAAGCCAAATTTAGAAAAATCGCTGGTTGAACTTTTGAACGAATATATGGAGAGACTATCTATCTCTAAAAATAAGCTGGGTCAGATATTATCTATCAATAAGAATTCTTTAGAAGATATCCTCTCTGGTAAAACAGTGGATATTAAAATGAATCATCTACTAAAAATAATGACCTTGCTAGAAATCGATGAAAGCTATATTGCTGATTATTGTTACGCTAATCTCGAGGACGAAGAAGTAACAAAGATAAATCAAATTAAAAAAACTAATTATCTTCTAAATAATTTTGACTTAGATAGTTTAAAAAAAGAGGGATTTATAAAATCCACTAAGAATCTAGAAGAGATAGAGTCTAGGATTATAGAGTTTTTTGGTCTTAAAACGATATTTGATTATACAAGGTTTGGTGAGAACGTACCGCTTTTTAGTCAATCTTCCCTTTCTGTAACCGAAAAAAAGAAGACTAAGATGTTATCATTCTGGGTTCAAACAGTAAAATTATCTTTTGAATCAATTGATAATCCTAACGATTATAATGAAGAACTTTTGTTGGAATTTATTGCCAAGAGATTGAAAACTTTCTCATTAGACGAGAGATATGGATTCATAACGGTAATCAGCGTATTATTTAAGCTCGGAGTTACAGTTTTGGTTCAGCCATATCTTACTTCTACTACGGCTTATGGGGTATCGATGTTTGTAAAAGGTAAGCCATGTATCGTGCTTACAGATCAGGGGAAAAAATATCATCTATTGTGGAGTACTCTGTTACATGAACTTTATCACATAATAAATGATGCTGATTATTTGAAAAAAGTGAGCTGTCTAATTTCTGGTAGCGAGCATTCCGATCTTTTTGTTGATGAACATGAAGCAGATTTGTTTGCCTCAAATGCGCTAGTTGGCCCGAAAGCATTGAGTATAGCTTCTAAGGTCATTAATTATGACTATAAAATAGGAGCGATGGCGGAGAAATTAAAAGTTCACAAAAGCATTGTTTATGGCCAGTATTTAGAGAGTTTAGACTCTTCAAGTCAGAAAAAAGAATTTCCAAAATATCAAAAATATTTACTTCGGTCGGACATTGCTGTTAAGCGTATCATTTTTAACCCTATTGGGCACAGGACTATCAAAGAAGCGGCAAATATAGTAAAAGAGCAAATTCAAAAAGTATCATAA
- a CDS encoding phospholipase D family protein, translated as MAEFLRTSGISHNIEEIIINAKEKLIIVSPYLKLTDNLFERLKEKATDTIDIVFIYGKSELNEYEKQKLFSIPNLNLFYYQNLHAKCYYNESKMLITSMNLHEYSERNNREMGILINKVSDNKIFENAEQESMSILKASVLEKRAITPKNTKPNITNDFEFKSIEDIKLWNEKLLTLLAERYSPSDFKLGEYKPTIECDSFTSENLSLIIEPEMSFMRIVFKFNGKNRKDLFYTVKENRKNELENSYLDGVVGWGNQMMRVKLDFSKEKYPNLFNYDKNSILSTIELISNGEKIINGILNK; from the coding sequence ATGGCAGAATTTTTAAGGACATCAGGAATTTCACACAACATTGAAGAAATCATTATAAACGCAAAAGAAAAACTAATAATAGTTTCTCCATACCTTAAACTCACAGACAACCTGTTTGAGCGATTAAAGGAAAAAGCTACTGATACAATAGATATTGTTTTCATCTATGGGAAAAGTGAACTAAATGAATATGAAAAACAGAAATTGTTTAGCATCCCAAATTTGAACTTATTTTACTACCAAAACCTACATGCAAAATGTTATTACAATGAATCAAAGATGCTTATTACTTCCATGAATTTGCATGAGTATTCAGAAAGGAATAATAGAGAAATGGGAATACTTATTAACAAAGTAAGCGACAACAAAATATTTGAAAATGCAGAACAAGAATCTATGTCTATTTTAAAAGCATCAGTATTAGAAAAAAGGGCAATCACTCCTAAAAATACAAAACCAAATATCACTAATGACTTTGAGTTTAAATCAATTGAAGACATTAAATTATGGAATGAAAAGCTTCTAACCTTGCTAGCCGAAAGATATAGTCCATCAGATTTTAAATTAGGGGAATACAAACCTACTATTGAGTGTGATTCCTTCACATCTGAGAATTTATCACTGATTATTGAACCTGAAATGAGCTTTATGAGAATAGTTTTTAAATTTAATGGGAAAAACCGAAAGGATTTATTTTATACTGTTAAGGAAAATCGGAAAAATGAACTGGAAAATTCCTATTTAGATGGAGTTGTCGGATGGGGAAACCAAATGATGAGAGTTAAGTTGGATTTCTCAAAAGAAAAATATCCAAACCTCTTTAATTATGACAAGAACTCTATTCTCTCCACAATAGAATTAATCAGTAACGGTGAAAAAATAATTAATGGCATTTTAAATAAATAG
- a CDS encoding Shedu immune nuclease family protein, which produces MIEIKKKRNLLLAVYYSDIGNPDWPDEKFKANETFQLKGVYSVNHNKLHQKIQENGNFDTEYQFIIGKLKGEYYKIKKSVFNLKNDFYLHREIELSDKHFYAPDKISILKQIDTKVNGSVYIGGEKEDILPYQEFERLIKLFPNAYEIKIYRDARVTSIINEYFENLKDYEEIYKTYLNKKHTRQENTLIKTFKDSEIEKYETIHEKLDSMLNSEISYSEKTWQNEIIQIIQLLFPKYISVFKEVVFKDIYNNKMRRLDFGLVDFMGNLDIAEIKIPFDKNIISKNKYRENHIPNRDLSGTIMQIEKYIFYLNKTGIKGEQELTKKYKKELPEGLKVKIINPKGIIIMGRDKYIEDSQKNDFEIIKREYKNVIDIFTYDDLLSRLDLIIKQLKTI; this is translated from the coding sequence ATGATTGAAATAAAGAAAAAAAGAAATCTATTATTAGCAGTTTATTATTCAGATATTGGAAATCCCGACTGGCCAGATGAAAAATTTAAAGCTAACGAAACATTCCAATTGAAAGGAGTTTATTCTGTAAACCACAACAAACTTCATCAGAAAATCCAAGAGAATGGTAACTTTGACACAGAATATCAATTTATTATTGGAAAACTCAAAGGAGAATATTATAAAATAAAGAAGTCTGTATTTAATCTCAAAAACGATTTCTATTTACACAGGGAAATTGAACTTTCTGATAAACATTTTTATGCTCCAGACAAAATCTCAATATTAAAACAAATTGACACGAAAGTAAATGGTTCAGTATACATTGGTGGGGAAAAAGAAGACATTTTACCATATCAAGAGTTTGAAAGACTAATCAAATTATTTCCTAACGCATATGAAATTAAAATTTACAGGGACGCAAGAGTAACTTCTATTATTAATGAATATTTTGAAAATTTAAAGGATTATGAAGAAATTTACAAAACCTATTTAAATAAAAAACATACACGTCAAGAAAACACATTAATAAAGACTTTTAAAGATTCTGAAATAGAGAAATATGAAACGATTCACGAGAAACTTGATTCTATGCTTAATAGTGAAATCTCATATTCAGAGAAAACATGGCAAAATGAAATAATTCAAATAATACAATTACTTTTTCCTAAATATATTTCCGTTTTTAAAGAAGTTGTTTTTAAAGACATATATAACAACAAAATGAGAAGACTCGATTTTGGATTGGTGGATTTTATGGGAAACTTAGACATTGCAGAAATCAAAATCCCTTTTGACAAGAATATAATTTCAAAGAATAAATACAGAGAAAACCATATTCCAAATCGAGATTTGTCCGGGACAATTATGCAAATAGAGAAATACATTTTCTATTTAAATAAGACAGGTATTAAAGGAGAACAAGAGTTGACAAAAAAATATAAGAAAGAATTACCAGAAGGACTTAAAGTTAAAATAATAAATCCTAAAGGGATAATCATTATGGGGCGAGACAAATACATTGAGGATTCTCAAAAGAATGATTTTGAAATAATTAAAAGAGAATATAAAAATGTGATAGATATATTCACCTATGATGATTTACTGAGTAGGTTGGATTTGATAATTAAACAGTTAAAAACTATTTAA
- a CDS encoding DUF6119 family protein, whose amino-acid sequence MANDELKCFKLTVYLLKESVKEFRQAIHDKAIYHVYDLKDEIDAEGVVIVGKTKENEPSWKEFIQEGIKDKLPSILNTSNRALIFFNIDQRFFAIPFGYGKHLINEECIDREFGLKTALNIINADKLISVDKANIGDLSVLTKTQASKKGSPDYFDIDIIKDLLRSITGEPTVQLSSEFGNIVTGNEGVYISPKTNFAKVPEILRKLKSEYSKTTYRKRFDWIDNIKIERDPAKIEKLREKLIMEMTKSNSNSIHLAPPFIVSWEEFIGISFTPKGEFYNEFDIQNYYTSRNSTTTDLDWDKLIRQKLYFKESNNEDIIPFPLWRFINFETEYKGHQYVFTLSNWYRINKDYHDQIYNYCNSISESEIKFLTCNEKESEGKYNERMAKSDSNLLCMDRKLIGSDISRSQIEACDIFAKSKELVHVKFRESSSTLSHLFAQGRVSSNSLRRDKTFRKNFRSKLKSLGFDNNLIPLENRELKSEDYTITYAIIEKKDRSFVDALPFFSLINFRLASEELMAMGFNVRVKKIMIKYNN is encoded by the coding sequence ATGGCAAATGACGAACTAAAATGCTTTAAGCTAACCGTTTATCTTTTGAAAGAATCAGTTAAGGAATTCAGGCAAGCTATTCATGATAAAGCAATATATCATGTTTACGATTTAAAAGATGAAATTGATGCAGAAGGAGTGGTGATCGTAGGTAAGACAAAAGAGAACGAACCTAGTTGGAAAGAATTTATTCAAGAAGGCATAAAAGATAAATTACCCTCAATACTAAATACTTCTAACCGTGCATTAATATTTTTCAATATTGATCAAAGATTCTTTGCTATTCCCTTTGGATATGGAAAACATCTAATAAATGAAGAATGTATTGACAGAGAGTTTGGTTTAAAAACAGCACTCAATATTATAAACGCAGACAAGCTTATTAGTGTTGACAAAGCTAATATTGGAGATTTATCAGTACTGACAAAAACACAAGCATCCAAAAAAGGATCTCCTGATTATTTCGATATTGACATAATAAAAGATCTTCTACGTAGTATAACTGGCGAACCAACAGTTCAATTATCAAGCGAATTTGGAAATATCGTTACTGGCAATGAAGGTGTATATATTTCTCCCAAAACAAACTTTGCAAAAGTGCCAGAGATATTGAGAAAATTAAAAAGTGAGTATAGCAAAACAACCTACAGAAAACGATTTGATTGGATTGATAATATCAAAATTGAGCGTGATCCTGCTAAAATTGAAAAATTGAGAGAAAAACTAATCATGGAAATGACAAAAAGCAATTCCAATTCGATTCATTTAGCGCCACCATTTATTGTTAGCTGGGAGGAATTTATTGGTATATCCTTTACTCCTAAAGGAGAGTTTTATAATGAGTTTGATATTCAAAATTATTATACTTCAAGAAATTCGACAACGACAGACTTAGATTGGGATAAATTGATAAGACAAAAGCTCTACTTTAAAGAAAGTAATAACGAAGATATTATTCCTTTTCCTCTTTGGCGGTTTATTAATTTTGAGACAGAGTATAAAGGTCATCAATATGTTTTTACACTTTCAAATTGGTATCGTATAAATAAAGATTATCATGATCAGATATATAATTATTGCAACTCAATTTCAGAATCTGAAATTAAGTTCTTAACATGCAATGAAAAAGAAAGCGAAGGAAAATATAATGAGAGAATGGCAAAGTCAGATAGTAATTTATTATGCATGGATAGGAAGCTAATTGGTTCAGATATTTCCCGCTCACAAATTGAAGCTTGTGATATTTTTGCAAAAAGCAAAGAATTAGTTCATGTTAAATTTAGAGAAAGTTCATCGACTCTGAGCCACTTATTCGCTCAAGGTCGAGTTTCTTCTAATTCTTTAAGACGTGATAAAACTTTCAGGAAAAATTTTAGATCAAAATTAAAGTCGCTTGGTTTCGATAACAATTTAATTCCTCTAGAAAACAGGGAGTTAAAATCTGAAGATTATACTATTACCTATGCAATAATTGAGAAAAAGGATAGGTCCTTCGTAGATGCTTTACCTTTTTTTAGTTTAATCAATTTTAGATTAGCTTCAGAAGAATTAATGGCAATGGGATTTAATGTTAGAGTCAAAAAAATTATGATCAAATACAACAACTAA